From Amycolatopsis sp. cg9, one genomic window encodes:
- a CDS encoding glutathione peroxidase, which yields MGIHEIPVKTLDGQDSSLGSLAGKALLVVNVASKCGLTPQYSGLERLQERFGGQGFSVVGFPCNQFAGQEPGSADEIQTFCSTTYGVTFPLFEKIDVNGEGQHPLYAELTKAADAEGAAGDVQWNFEKFLVGADGEILARFRPRTEPEDEAVVKAIEAALPA from the coding sequence ATGGGAATCCACGAAATTCCGGTCAAGACCCTCGACGGGCAGGACAGCTCGCTGGGCTCCCTCGCCGGCAAGGCGCTGCTCGTGGTCAACGTCGCGTCGAAGTGCGGCCTGACCCCGCAGTACTCCGGGCTCGAGCGGCTGCAGGAACGCTTCGGCGGCCAGGGCTTCTCCGTGGTCGGTTTTCCGTGCAACCAGTTCGCCGGGCAGGAACCGGGCAGCGCGGACGAGATCCAGACGTTCTGCTCGACGACCTACGGGGTCACGTTCCCGCTGTTCGAGAAGATCGACGTGAACGGCGAGGGACAGCACCCGCTCTACGCGGAACTGACCAAGGCCGCCGACGCGGAGGGTGCCGCGGGCGACGTCCAGTGGAACTTCGAGAAGTTCCTGGTCGGCGCGGACGGCGAGATCCTGGCCCGCTTCCGGCCGCGCACCGAGCCCGAGGACGAGGCCGTCGTCAAGGCCATCGAAGCGGCGCTCCCGGCCTGA